In one Kitasatospora cineracea genomic region, the following are encoded:
- a CDS encoding ATP-binding SpoIIE family protein phosphatase, with translation MGPVTPALAVCEDTVWFRHSDSLPAAARSAARQLAHRIGLLPERAAEAALAVSEAATNLRRHAVDGAMVLRVVRTDTEAALEFLTVDSGPGMADVPAALADGYSSDRTLGIGLGAVARLADAFDLHSLPGRGTVLTARFWNRTPAGRAAAAGEPVVAGLTRPMSGQELCGDAWAVRALGPAGAAAPPAEAPDPAVGAAAERLDWSVLTNRAPRPHAAPGPGQPGGDGAFLLMFCDGLGHGPLAARAASDAVAAFHRSCAHQPEQVLADLHRVLRGGRGGAAAVALVEPAAARLTFCGVGNVSAFVVDTATGARRSLPSSPGIVGHQLPSAHTVRQALPPGSAVVLHSDGLTDRWKAADVPGLFSHLPVTAAALLLREAGVRRDDAGVVVAKGSW, from the coding sequence GTGGGCCCGGTGACCCCCGCCCTGGCCGTGTGCGAGGACACCGTGTGGTTCCGGCACTCGGACTCGCTGCCCGCCGCGGCCCGCAGCGCGGCCCGGCAGCTCGCCCACCGGATCGGCCTGCTGCCCGAGCGGGCCGCCGAGGCGGCGCTCGCCGTCAGCGAGGCGGCCACCAACCTGCGCCGGCACGCCGTGGACGGGGCGATGGTGCTGCGCGTGGTGCGCACCGACACCGAGGCGGCGCTGGAGTTCCTCACCGTCGACAGCGGGCCGGGCATGGCGGACGTCCCCGCGGCGCTGGCCGACGGCTACTCCTCCGACCGGACCCTGGGCATCGGCCTGGGCGCGGTCGCCCGCCTCGCCGACGCCTTCGACCTGCACTCGCTGCCCGGCCGCGGCACCGTGCTGACCGCCCGGTTCTGGAACCGCACCCCGGCGGGGCGGGCCGCCGCCGCGGGCGAGCCGGTCGTCGCCGGCCTGACCCGGCCGATGAGCGGCCAGGAGCTGTGCGGCGACGCCTGGGCGGTGCGCGCCCTCGGGCCGGCCGGGGCCGCCGCGCCCCCGGCGGAGGCGCCCGACCCGGCGGTCGGGGCCGCGGCGGAGCGCCTGGACTGGTCGGTGCTGACCAACCGGGCGCCGCGCCCGCACGCCGCCCCCGGGCCGGGGCAGCCGGGCGGCGACGGCGCGTTCCTGCTGATGTTCTGCGACGGCCTGGGGCACGGCCCGCTCGCCGCCCGGGCCGCCTCGGACGCCGTCGCGGCCTTCCACCGCAGCTGCGCGCACCAGCCCGAGCAGGTGCTGGCCGACCTGCACCGGGTGCTGCGCGGCGGGCGGGGCGGGGCGGCGGCCGTCGCGCTGGTCGAGCCCGCCGCGGCCCGGCTGACGTTCTGCGGGGTCGGCAACGTCAGCGCCTTCGTGGTGGACACCGCCACCGGGGCCCGGCGCTCGCTGCCCTCCTCCCCCGGCATCGTCGGCCACCAGCTGCCCTCCGCGCACACCGTCCGGCAGGCCCTGCCGCCCGGCAGCGCGGTGGTGCTGCACTCGGACGGGCTGACCGACCGCTGGAAGGCCGCCGACGTCCCCGGCCTGTTCTCCCACCTGCCCGTGACCGCCGCGGCGCTGCTGCTGCGCGAGGCGGGGGTGCGC
- a CDS encoding anti-sigma regulatory factor, with protein sequence MTGPRVVEDEQTVPIGSNDDVVRARQTVRTYAQQCGLSLVDQTKLVTAASELARNTLVYGGGGSMRCASVRNGTRVGVHAVFEDSGPGIPDLDLALTDGWTSGGGLGLGLSGARRLVDEFELHSEPGSGTKVSVTKWAR encoded by the coding sequence GTGACCGGGCCACGGGTGGTGGAGGACGAGCAGACCGTGCCGATCGGGTCCAACGACGACGTGGTCCGGGCCCGGCAGACCGTCCGCACGTACGCCCAGCAGTGCGGGCTGTCGCTGGTGGACCAGACCAAGCTGGTCACCGCCGCCAGCGAGCTGGCCCGCAACACCCTGGTCTACGGCGGCGGGGGCTCGATGCGCTGCGCGAGCGTGCGCAACGGGACCCGGGTCGGCGTGCACGCCGTGTTCGAGGACAGCGGCCCCGGCATCCCCGACCTGGACCTCGCGCTGACCGACGGCTGGACGTCCGGCGGCGGCCTGGGCCTGGGCCTGAGCGGGGCGCGCCGGCTGGTGGACGAGTTCGAGCTGCACAGCGAGCCCGGTTCCGGGACGAAGGTGTCGGTGACCAAGTGGGCCCGGTGA
- a CDS encoding STAS domain-containing protein, which translates to MSDRVPVLKIGQVLLVSIQVDLEDQIVLDLQDDLAERIVATGANGVVIDITALEIVDSFVGRMLANTAAISRMLDAETVVVGMRPAVAITLVELGLSLGGVRTALTLEKGLALLERDRTARTARP; encoded by the coding sequence GTGAGCGACCGCGTCCCCGTCCTGAAGATCGGCCAGGTGCTGCTGGTCTCCATCCAGGTCGACCTGGAGGACCAGATCGTCCTGGACCTCCAGGACGACCTGGCCGAGCGGATCGTCGCCACCGGCGCGAACGGCGTCGTCATCGACATCACGGCGCTGGAGATCGTCGACTCCTTCGTGGGCCGGATGCTGGCGAACACCGCCGCCATCTCGCGCATGCTGGACGCCGAGACGGTGGTCGTCGGCATGCGCCCGGCGGTGGCGATCACCCTGGTCGAGCTGGGCCTCTCGCTGGGCGGGGTGCGCACCGCGCTCACCCTGGAGAAGGGCCTGGCGCTGCTGGAACGCGACCGTACCGCGCGTACGGCCCGCCCGTGA
- a CDS encoding STAS domain-containing protein, with product MAVEHASERLVELLTRDDAVQDQWVAAVAASLGGRISRAELERELTDLYQALLQALGKGGLDWQGESYSEVRALLVELSRSRARYGFTPAETAVSVFACKDVLEPTTTSSAEDITAYLQLTRLLDALGLFTIEAYARTREEIISAQAEQLLELSTPVVKLWENVVAVPLVGTLDSARTQVVMEKLLQSLVDSGSEHAIIDITGVPAVDTEVAQHLLKTVVAARLMGAECTISGIRPQIAQTLVALGVQFGDIVTKATLADALRHVLQRSGSSLQAGGDR from the coding sequence ATGGCGGTGGAGCATGCGTCCGAACGGCTCGTGGAGCTGCTGACCCGGGACGATGCGGTGCAGGACCAGTGGGTGGCGGCCGTGGCCGCGTCGCTGGGCGGCCGGATCAGCCGGGCCGAGCTGGAGCGCGAGCTGACGGACCTCTACCAGGCCCTGCTGCAGGCCCTGGGCAAGGGCGGCCTGGACTGGCAGGGCGAGTCGTACTCGGAGGTGCGCGCCCTGCTGGTGGAGCTCTCCCGCAGCCGGGCCCGGTACGGTTTCACGCCCGCCGAGACGGCGGTCAGCGTCTTCGCCTGCAAGGACGTGCTGGAGCCCACCACGACCAGCAGCGCCGAGGACATCACGGCGTACCTGCAGCTGACCCGGCTGCTGGACGCGCTGGGCCTGTTCACCATCGAGGCGTACGCCCGCACCCGGGAGGAGATCATCAGCGCGCAGGCCGAGCAGTTGCTCGAACTGTCCACGCCGGTGGTCAAGCTGTGGGAGAACGTGGTCGCGGTGCCGCTGGTCGGCACGCTGGACTCGGCGCGCACCCAGGTGGTGATGGAGAAGCTGCTGCAGAGCCTGGTCGACTCCGGGTCGGAGCACGCGATCATCGACATCACCGGGGTGCCCGCGGTGGACACCGAGGTCGCCCAGCACCTGCTGAAGACCGTGGTCGCCGCCCGGCTGATGGGCGCGGAGTGCACCATCTCCGGCATCCGCCCGCAGATCGCGCAGACCCTGGTCGCGCTCGGCGTGCAGTTCGGCGACATCGTCACCAAGGCCACCCTGGCCGACGCGCTGCGCCACGTCCTGCAGCGCAGCGGCTCCTCGCTGCAGGCGGGCGGCGACCGGTGA
- a CDS encoding Dps family protein, which yields MDIATGSPLDGPDRDTAGEALQGALVDLVDLSLTGKQAHWNLYGPRFRSVHLHLDEVVATARDFADQVAERAAAIGVSPDGRAATVAAGSLPEAPSGWQADTAVVEQLVGTLSTVVARMRERIAKTGEADPVTQDLLITVTAALEKHAWMFRAEHETRG from the coding sequence ATGGACATCGCCACCGGCAGCCCGCTGGACGGACCCGACCGCGACACCGCCGGGGAGGCGCTGCAGGGCGCCCTGGTCGATCTCGTGGACCTGTCCCTGACCGGCAAGCAGGCCCACTGGAACCTGTACGGTCCCCGGTTCCGCTCGGTCCACCTGCACCTCGACGAGGTGGTGGCCACCGCCCGCGACTTCGCCGACCAGGTGGCGGAGCGGGCCGCCGCGATCGGCGTCAGCCCGGACGGGCGGGCCGCGACCGTCGCGGCCGGCAGCCTGCCGGAGGCGCCCTCCGGCTGGCAGGCCGACACCGCGGTCGTGGAGCAGTTGGTGGGCACCCTCTCGACGGTGGTCGCCCGGATGCGCGAGCGGATCGCCAAGACCGGCGAGGCCGACCCGGTCACCCAGGACCTGCTGATCACGGTGACCGCGGCGCTGGAGAAGCACGCCTGGATGTTCCGGGCCGAGCACGAGACCAGGGGCTGA
- a CDS encoding SsgA family sporulation/cell division regulator, with amino-acid sequence MPVAVSRPISVTLPEGPYPHIRLVGELRYDTALPYGVGLAFPPRGPGEEDIVWWFGRDLLAEGRRAPSGEGDVRIAPGPDGRILITLGNGTDRAVISVPADTVTRFLADAFAEVPPGAESAHLDLDFGLARLLA; translated from the coding sequence ATGCCCGTCGCCGTGTCCAGGCCGATCTCCGTCACCCTCCCGGAAGGCCCCTACCCCCACATCCGGCTGGTCGGCGAACTGCGCTACGACACCGCACTGCCCTACGGCGTGGGACTGGCCTTCCCGCCCCGCGGCCCCGGCGAGGAGGACATCGTCTGGTGGTTCGGCCGGGACCTGCTCGCCGAGGGCCGCCGCGCCCCGAGCGGCGAAGGGGACGTCCGGATCGCCCCCGGCCCGGACGGCCGGATCCTGATCACCCTGGGGAACGGGACGGACCGGGCGGTGATCAGCGTCCCCGCCGACACGGTCACCCGGTTCCTCGCCGACGCCTTCGCCGAAGTGCCGCCCGGCGCCGAATCCGCCCACCTCGACCTCGACTTCGGGCTGGCCCGGC